In Meiothermus ruber DSM 1279, the following proteins share a genomic window:
- a CDS encoding response regulator transcription factor yields the protein MARVLLVDDDPAIREVLGVYLRQEGCEVLEATNGLEALQLLPQADVVILDLMLPQLTGWQVAQELRRDYPDLPLLMLTARGEEAERIQGLELGADDYVTKPFSPREVVARVRALLRRSGFKQELVFGDLILRPRQREALFKGQALNLSKLEFDLLLTLAQHPGLVWSRERLLERVWGSDFPGVDRVVDVHVAGLRKKLGEDAENPLYIETVRGVGYRFRGE from the coding sequence ATGGCCCGGGTGCTGCTTGTAGACGATGACCCCGCTATTCGCGAGGTGCTGGGGGTGTATTTGCGGCAAGAAGGCTGCGAGGTGCTGGAGGCCACCAACGGGCTCGAGGCCCTTCAGCTCCTTCCCCAAGCCGATGTGGTGATTTTGGATCTGATGCTACCCCAGCTTACAGGCTGGCAAGTAGCCCAGGAGTTGCGCCGGGACTACCCCGACCTGCCCTTGCTGATGCTGACGGCTCGAGGTGAAGAAGCAGAACGCATCCAGGGGCTTGAGCTCGGCGCGGACGACTACGTCACAAAACCCTTTAGCCCCCGTGAGGTGGTGGCTCGAGTGCGGGCCCTACTACGCCGTAGCGGCTTCAAACAGGAACTGGTGTTTGGCGATCTCATCTTACGGCCCCGTCAACGCGAAGCCCTTTTCAAAGGGCAGGCCCTCAACCTGTCCAAGCTGGAGTTTGACCTGCTGCTGACGCTGGCCCAGCACCCGGGGCTGGTGTGGAGTCGCGAACGCCTGCTCGAGCGGGTATGGGGGAGCGATTTTCCCGGGGTGGATCGGGTGGTGGATGTGCATGTGGCAGGCTTGCGTAAAAAGCTAGGAGAAGATGCGGAGAACCCCCTGTATATCGAGACGGTGCGCGGCGTGGGCTACCGCTTTCGGGGAGAATGA